Within Actinosynnema pretiosum, the genomic segment TCGGGTGGCGGGCGAGCACGCCGCGCAGTCCGCTCGGCCGGTCGGGGACGGTGTTCACGGATACTCCTTCTCCGTTGTCCGACAAAGGGAGCGACGCCGTCCGCGATCCACTGAGGACGGTCTGGGGAACCGCGAGGGGCGGGGCGGCGCCGCACGGCCAACGCTAGGGGCGCGGCGGGGCGGGCACGATCCCGCAGGGCGCACCACTCGTGGTACAGCCCGCTACACCCCGCGAGCGCCTGTACCTCCTCGCCTGGCCGAGTTCGTCACTGGACGGCCGAGCGGCACCCCCGCACCCGCAGCCGCGTGGAGCGGGCCGCCAGCGCCCGGCGGGTCGCGGGCGGAATGTCCGTGGCGGTGCTGGAGCTGCTGCTCGTGTTCGGCCGCGCCCACGGACGGGTGCCGAACCGGGTTGCCCGCGTTGGGCGGGTGGGCGCGCTCGGCCCTCCCGCTGGTCCTTCCGCGCGGCGCCACGGCGACCACCGGTGCCGGGCGGCGACGGCACTGGCGGACGCCTCCGGCGCGGACGTGCCGGTGGTCGAGGAGGACCTGACGTGGCAGGACCCGATCTCCCGCGTCGCGGCGGCGGGCAGGCCCTGCCTGATGCGCGACCTGCCCGCCGAGGTGGTGCGCGGCACCCCGCGGGCTGGGCGTCGGGGGGCGAGGCGGTCTCGGTCAGGCGGTCCGGGCCGTCGCTGCCGCACCTGCGCGAGCTGTTCGCGCACCAGGCGGACGGGTCGGTGCAATCCGCCCCGGAGGAGACCTCCCGACCGCGCCCCCTCCCCCGTGGCACGCCGACGGCCCCGGAGGTCTCCGGGGGCCGTCGGCGTGCCACTCGACCAGCTCAGCAGCGGAAGTGCGACACCAGGGTCTGCAAGTCGTGCGCCATGGCGCTGAGGTCGGTCACGGCCTGCTTGGACTGGGCGATGCCCTCGGTGGTCACCCGCGCCGCGTCGGCCAGGCCCGAGACGTTGCCAGCCATGCCGCCCGCGCCCTCGGCCGCAGCGGCGATGCTCAGGTTCATCTCCCCCGTCGTCGCGGCCTGCTTCTCCACCGCCGCCGCGATGACCGCCTGGAAGTCGTTGGTCTTCGCGATGACCGCGCTGATCTCCCCGATGGCGGTGACCGCGCCGGTGGTGTCGGCCTGGATGGCCTCGACCTGGCGGGTGATGTCGTCGGTGGCCCTGGCCGTCTCCTGCGCCAGCTCCTTGACCTCTCCCGCGACCACGGCGAAGCCCTTGCCCGCCTCGCCGGCGCGCGCCGCCTCGATGGTGGTGTTGAGGGCGAGCAGGTTGGTCTGCTCGGCGATCGAGGTGATCACCTTGACCACCGAGGCGATCTGCTCGGAGGACTCCATCAGCTTGCCGACCTGCGTGGTGGTCTGCTCGGCGATGTCCACCGCGCTGTTGGCCACCTGAGCGGCCTCGGAGGCGTTCTGGGCGATGCCGCCCAGCGAGGACACCATGTCCTCCACGCCGCCGGAGACGGTGTTGATGTTCTCAGACACGGTGTCCGCTGCGGCAGACACGCCCTGCGCCTGCTGCGAGGACTCCTCGGCCGAGGTCGCGATCGAGGACGCGGTGACCGCGACCTCCTCCGCGGTGGTGGCCAGGGTCTGCGCCGAGGCGGTCACCGAGCCCACGATCACCCGCATCTCCTCCTGCGCGCCGTCGAGAGCGCGGGCCATCTGGCCCACCTCGTCGCGGGACTCGACCTCGGCGTGCACCGTCAGGTCGCCCTTGGCCATGGCCACCAGCG encodes:
- a CDS encoding methyl-accepting chemotaxis protein → MSTTEAPAPRRRGARQRLVDLPVSRKLAVLVLTTLLALAAAVAVYNDRVTEDTSARLDDARHAGDLVLSLDRLASELRINGLEAITRRAPSAQSTTLQKQVSEAETLLAQLKEVPLPAALTSSVERITTAYTDYTQVVSRFAGGGAADQAQARLSWEQIGVDNYLTRTVLQNERALFAQAIDAAQQQATDSRESARYLLWATVAVAALLMCLLARVVVRSIAGPLLRVHGALVAMAKGDLTVHAEVESRDEVGQMARALDGAQEEMRVIVGSVTASAQTLATTAEEVAVTASSIATSAEESSQQAQGVSAAADTVSENINTVSGGVEDMVSSLGGIAQNASEAAQVANSAVDIAEQTTTQVGKLMESSEQIASVVKVITSIAEQTNLLALNTTIEAARAGEAGKGFAVVAGEVKELAQETARATDDITRQVEAIQADTTGAVTAIGEISAVIAKTNDFQAVIAAAVEKQAATTGEMNLSIAAAAEGAGGMAGNVSGLADAARVTTEGIAQSKQAVTDLSAMAHDLQTLVSHFRC